The genomic DNA GTGATCATGGGAGATAATCTGGCGGGCACACAGGAAGTATACTTTAATGGCTACAAAGCGCCGGTAAATCCGGCTTACGCCACTAAGCAAAACCTGATTATCCGAATTCCGGATGAGGTGCCCACAGTAGCCACAAACCCCGATGTGCCAAATGAATTAAAGATCGTGAACTCAGCTGGTGAAACAACCTACGAGTTTCAGGTATTACCGCCTGCTCCGGTTGTAAGCAGCATCAGTAACGATTGGGCAAAGGCAGGCGAGAAGATTACCCTCTATGGCAGTTACTTTTATTTTGTGCAGGATGTTGTTTTTCCCGGCAAGGTTAGCGCAACGGAATATACCGCCAGCCCGGACGGAACAACCCTGACAGTGACCGTACCGGAAGGGGTGAACTATAACGACCCGGCTAATGCAGAGCTACGGGTTGAAACGCAAAGCGGACTTTCTGCTGTAAACAACAGGTTAAAGTTTAATGACCGAAACGGAATGATGGTTGACTGGGATACTCGGGTTACCTATTCTCCTTTTGGCCCGCTTAACTCTACCTGGGGCATTTCGGAAGATATGAGCAAAGTAACGGACGCCTTCCAGGGCATTGCGCCAGTTGATGGCAAGTATGGATTGGTGAACATGCCTATACTTGGTAACTGGAGCTGGGCAAACGCGAAGCTTGTGAACCTGGGTAATAATGATGCCAGTTTCAATGGCGGTAAACTTTTCCCTACAACCCCGGCCGAGCTTTATGATCCGGCTGCCTCACTGGCTAATTTTGAGCTGCGGGTAGAGATTGCTGCCACACAGCCCGTTGGTGATTTGCTGCTGCAGGTATGGCAGTCCAATAGCGGAAAGGATTTTGATACTGCCGTTCCGTTGAAGGATTTTGTGAAGTCTGCCGATGGAAAATGGTATACTGTCGCTGTGAACCTCGGAAACCTTGCAGCCGACAAAGGAGCTACCAAAATGGCGAAGTATGGTGACTTCACCAAGGCCACTGAACTTAGAGTATTGATTCAGAACCCGACTGCTGCCACAATCCCGACCACACTTGCGATTGATAATATCCGCATCGTCAACATCAACAAATAAGCATTACAATTGCCTTTAAAAAAGAAGCCCTGTAGATACTATAGGGCTTCTTTTTTAAAGGCAACTAAAATCATCAGGGTAATCCTGCTTAGTTGCTGCGTTTGGCAATTCCGAAGCCCGCACGAAATAAGGGGGCGAAACGAATCTGTTTATTATAAGTATGTCGTGCAAAATTTTATATTTGTCTGACCACAAAATTGCATGAGCGCCTCTTGTGCTGCCTGCTTAGTAGGCTACGCTTTCAGTAATAAGTTTCAGGTATACCTCACCGCGGTGCGCGATAGTATCGTTATCTGCAGTGAAGCCCGGATCGGAATGATCAAAATATACAACAGGGTGGGTAAACTGGTAGTCCAACAGCATATGAATGGAAAGACCGTCGTGCTCTCGCTGGCCGATCTGGCGCCCGGGGTATACTTTGTGCGGGCTGACCGGCACCGGGCTGCCGTGAAAGTTGTGAAAGAGTAACCCATAAGACGCCCTTAAAACCCATACATCCGCATACATGAAAAGACCTTTACTGATAATCGGATTCCTGCTCCTGGTGGGAGCGCTCCTGTGGGCGATCCTACCCGGGAAAAAGCCTGCTGCAGCGGGCCAGGACTGGCGCGAATATCTAGGTGGTCCCGGCCGAGACCATTATTCCTCCCTGCAGCAGATCACGCCGGAAAACGTGGCGCAGCTGGAAGTAGCCTGGGAGTACCATACCCGCGATTCGGGCCAGATCCAGTGCAACCCGATTATACTTGATGGCGTGCTCTACGGCATGACAGCCACCACGCAGCCTTTCGCGCTGGAGGCCGCCACCGGCAAAGAGCTCTGGCGAAAAAAGACGGAAGGCGCCGATGTGTTCAGTACCAGCCGTGGCCTGGTGTACTGGGAAAGTGGCAATGACAAACGCATTTTATATACTAACGGTCCCTGGCTTTATGCAGTGGATGCCCGCACGGGCAAGCCGGTAACTGGGTTTGGCGAAAACGGGCGCACCAGCCTGAAAGCCGGACTAGGCCCGACGGCAAAAGATAAAATGGTGATCTCCAACACGCCCGGCACGGTTTACGAAGACCTGATCATCATGCCGCTGCGGGTGTCGGAGGGCAACGATGCGGCCTTGGGGTACATCCAGGCGTTCAACATCCGGACAGGCAAGCTGGCCTGGGTATTTCATACGATTCCGCAACCCGGCGAGTATGGCTACGACACCTGGCCTAAAGAAGCTTACACCAATACCGAAGTGGGGGCTGCAAACAACTGGGCCGGCATGGCCATAGACCGGGAGCGCGCCATTGTTTTTGTGCCCACAGGCTCTCCTGCCTTCGACTTTTACGGCGGGAACCGGCTGGGGAGCAACCTGTTTGCCAATTGCCTACTGGCGCTCGATGCCCGCACGGGTAAGCGGCTGTGGCATTTCCAGTTCGTGCACCACGATATCCTGGACCGTGACCCGCCGGCTCCCCCAGTGCTGATGACGGTAACGCACGAAGGGAAGAAAAAGGACGTTGTGGTGCAGGTAACCAAGCAGGGCCTCACGTTCGTGTTTGACCGGGAATCCGGAGAGCCTGTTTTCCCGGTTAAAGAAAGTCCGGTGCCGGCCTCCGACGTGCCGGGAGAGCAAGCCTGGCCCACGCAGCCTTTCCCGACCAAACCGGCGCCGTTTGCCCGGCAGACTTTCCGGGAAGAAGATATCAGTCCGTTGGCAGAGAACCGGCAGGAACTGCTGGCCACTTTCCGTAAAAGCAGCTCCGAAGGAGCCTTTACGCCGCTCAGTTCTACAGGGACCATCATCTTTCCGGGGCTGGACGGCGGCGCAGAATGGGGCGGCGCTGCTGCCGATCCGGAAGGTATTCTGTATGTGAATAGCACCGAAATGCCGTGGCATATCAGCTTAAATACTGCTGTTCCAGAAGATGCCTTGACAGGTCTGCCTCCTGGCCAGCGTTTGTATGCTCTGAACTGCACCCAATGCCATGGGGCAGAGCGGAAAGGGAACCCGGCCAGTGGGTACCCGTCGCTGGTAAGTCTTAAAAGCAGCCTGAAACGGGAGCATGTGGCAAGCATCATTAGCAATGGCAAAGGCATGATGCCGGCCTTCAGCAAGTTGTCAGGAGATGAGAAAAAAGCGCTCGTGGCCTTTTTGTTCGGCGAAGAGAAAGGGCAGTCTGATGCACCCAAGGAGCCGGGGCAGGGAAAAGCAGCCGGCAAAAAGGACAAAGGCCCTTATCAGATCTCGGGCTATACGAAGTTCCTGGATGCAAAGGGCTACCCTGCGGTCAGTCCGCCCTGGGGCACGCTCAATGCCATTAACCTGAACACTGGCGAATATGTCTGGAAGATACCTTATGGCGAATACCCCGAACTGACTGCAAAAGGCATTCCGCAGACAGGCGCGGAAAGTTACGGCGGACCGGTCGTTACCGCTAGCGGGCTGCTGTTTATTGCCGGCACCAAAGATGGCAAACTCCGTGCGTACGATAAAAAGAACGGGAAGCTGCTCTGGGAAACCATACTTCCGGCAGCCGCCTTTGCCACGCCCAGCACCTATGAGGTAAACGGAAAGCAGTACCTCGTGATTGCCTGTGGCGGCACCAAGCTGGGCGCAAAAGGAGGCGATAGCTATGTGGCCTTCGCGCTGCCAGAGCAGGAAGCAAAGTAACATAATTGTGACTGCTACCCAGGCCGCAACATTTGCTGCTTCCGGACTTGCTGGTCCGGAAGACCTCTGCCGGGGATTTCCTAATCCCGTGTTGCAACTAACGCGGACTAGGAAATCCGCTTCAGGGATACTTTAGGACGAAGTAGTGCGAAACAGCTCAGGGAGCCGCAACATCTGCTACACGCCAGGGCTGATGACCAGTAGCAGCGCACCATCGCAAGCGGAGTATTGTGATCATTCTCTTGCTTGAATAGGGATAGCCTGTTTAAGAGAATGTAGAAGTATAATAAGCTGATATTATTGTAGTTTCCGTGCCTTATGCCTATTTTTAAAAGTCTCTACTATCTTACAATGCCCCCATTTAAACATACTTGCCTGCTCGTGGTGGCGGCCGTCCTTACCACCCTGCTTGGTGCCTGCAGCGAGCAATCCGCCCAAAACGGG from Pontibacter liquoris includes the following:
- a CDS encoding glycan-binding surface protein, producing the protein MKRDIFKPIYSISYRFLFFLLGSMLLLSSCEKEEDGEPIKESAPPVIQGIRVPTKADSTFTKSTLGTTIVIMGDNLAGTQEVYFNGYKAPVNPAYATKQNLIIRIPDEVPTVATNPDVPNELKIVNSAGETTYEFQVLPPAPVVSSISNDWAKAGEKITLYGSYFYFVQDVVFPGKVSATEYTASPDGTTLTVTVPEGVNYNDPANAELRVETQSGLSAVNNRLKFNDRNGMMVDWDTRVTYSPFGPLNSTWGISEDMSKVTDAFQGIAPVDGKYGLVNMPILGNWSWANAKLVNLGNNDASFNGGKLFPTTPAELYDPAASLANFELRVEIAATQPVGDLLLQVWQSNSGKDFDTAVPLKDFVKSADGKWYTVAVNLGNLAADKGATKMAKYGDFTKATELRVLIQNPTAATIPTTLAIDNIRIVNINK
- a CDS encoding T9SS type A sorting domain-containing protein, encoding MSASCAACLVGYAFSNKFQVYLTAVRDSIVICSEARIGMIKIYNRVGKLVVQQHMNGKTVVLSLADLAPGVYFVRADRHRAAVKVVKE
- a CDS encoding outer membrane protein assembly factor BamB family protein, whose amino-acid sequence is MKRPLLIIGFLLLVGALLWAILPGKKPAAAGQDWREYLGGPGRDHYSSLQQITPENVAQLEVAWEYHTRDSGQIQCNPIILDGVLYGMTATTQPFALEAATGKELWRKKTEGADVFSTSRGLVYWESGNDKRILYTNGPWLYAVDARTGKPVTGFGENGRTSLKAGLGPTAKDKMVISNTPGTVYEDLIIMPLRVSEGNDAALGYIQAFNIRTGKLAWVFHTIPQPGEYGYDTWPKEAYTNTEVGAANNWAGMAIDRERAIVFVPTGSPAFDFYGGNRLGSNLFANCLLALDARTGKRLWHFQFVHHDILDRDPPAPPVLMTVTHEGKKKDVVVQVTKQGLTFVFDRESGEPVFPVKESPVPASDVPGEQAWPTQPFPTKPAPFARQTFREEDISPLAENRQELLATFRKSSSEGAFTPLSSTGTIIFPGLDGGAEWGGAAADPEGILYVNSTEMPWHISLNTAVPEDALTGLPPGQRLYALNCTQCHGAERKGNPASGYPSLVSLKSSLKREHVASIISNGKGMMPAFSKLSGDEKKALVAFLFGEEKGQSDAPKEPGQGKAAGKKDKGPYQISGYTKFLDAKGYPAVSPPWGTLNAINLNTGEYVWKIPYGEYPELTAKGIPQTGAESYGGPVVTASGLLFIAGTKDGKLRAYDKKNGKLLWETILPAAAFATPSTYEVNGKQYLVIACGGTKLGAKGGDSYVAFALPEQEAK